CGCCTTCGTTTACGGTCACCAGACTGTCTGCCGATGGATTGTTGATGACATCGATCGTACCGCTGGGCCACCTGATGACCAGCTTGTCGATGGTCGTCGCGCTGCCGATGCCGAAATGCGCATTGAGCGAATTCATGTACCGGAAACCATCACCCGCCCGGATATCCCGAATTTGCTTGCCCCATGCGCCATAAATCTCGACCCTTGCGGCAATTCCGTTCGCGTTGCTTTGTACGCCATGCAAACCTACGGTCAGATAGTGGTTGCCGTTGGGCACCGCTAAACGGATCGTATTGCCGTTCTGAATGTCAAGGAAACCGTCATTATTGAGATCGCCGATAGCACCATGATCGAGATTGGTGTATACCGTAGGAAGGAAAGACATGTCATGCTGGTTGAACATGATTTTATTGCCTGCGCCTAAAATATCAAGCCATCCGTCATTGTCGAAATCATAGGCTACGTAATCCTGGTTGTAATCGTCATAGGTGTCCCATCCGGAGCCCGCGCTCACATTGGTGAAAGCCTCTTCAATATCGTTGGTAGTATCGAGTTCGTTACGGAACAGGCGTGCATTGACCGAACCATTTCTTCCTACGAGGATATCCATGTCGCCGTCATTGTCAAAATCGCCTACGGCTGACGACCAGCTCGTGACCGGCTGGTAGCTGATCCCTGCCTGTACAGATACATCGGTAAAGACACCATTGTCGTTCCTGTGCAGTTCGCATGGTGGTCCCGAACATTTCGATATGAATAAATCGACATCGCCGTCGTTGTCATAATCAGTCCAGATGGATGCATAATTGCCCCCGCTCATGACAATGCCCAGATTCAGTGCGTCCGGCGTGATGCCCGATTGGAAGTACGTCATATTCGCGTTCCCGTCATTGATGTAGTAGACATTTGGGTCGATGTCGTGGCAGGAAAACGCATCCAGATTGCCATCATTATCGATGTCTACAAAATTTGTCCTTTGGCAGAAAATATAGTCACCCGGTGTGTCGGCCGTGTAGCCTGTGCCATTGCCGTTTGATTTCCAGAAAGTCAGTCCATTGCTGCTTCCCAACAGCAGATCGTTGTAGCCATCCTTGTTCAGGTCGCCCGCAGCGAGGCTCCATCCGGGCATGTTGCTGTTTCCGGGAACGGCATAAGTGGCTGCAGTAAAAGTACCGTCAGGATTCTGGTAGTGGGTTTTCAACGAATTGGCCGAAACGCCTACGATGTCATCGAGAAAATCACCATTCATGTCTGCAACGCAAATGTTGTAACTGCTGTTAATGGTCGGTATCGACAGTGAAGTATAATTGACCGGAACGATGATTGGCGCTTCCGAAATTTCAAAGTCGAAACCATTGGCGCTCCATTTATTGTCCCAGGCGATGTAGTACGTCATACCGCCCACGACGTCGAAGGTTTTTTTCGCGAGATTGGACCATGTATTTCCGGAATTGCACGCGACGGTGCCTGAATTGTCATCGCTTGTGATACAGGTGAGCGTACCGGTGCACGAACCGGTGTACACGCTGAAATTGGTGTCTTTGCAAATGTTCTGTATTAAATCCGAAGAAATGGTCACGTGCAGATCCTGTGCCGGGACATAGGCGTACCATTTAGCCATTGAGGTAGTAGAGCAGGAGGTACTCATGTTGGTGCCGTTGACCGCATCTACGGTAATCAGGCCTGCTGTAACTGGAATGGCTGCTGTACACGGAGTAGGGGATTCGATGATTTTGAAATCAAAACCATCTGCACTCCATTTGTTGTCCCACGCAATATAATATGTGGTACCCGCGGTGACATTAAAAGATTTTACGGACAGGTTTGACAGCGTATTCCCCGAATTGCAGGCGAGGGTACCTGAGTTGTCATCGCTGGTGACACAGGCCAGTGTCCCCGAACATGAGCCTTTGTAAACGCTGAAATTCGTGTCTTTGCAGATGTTTTGCGGCAAGTCTGATGTGATGGTCACAAAGTAATCCTGCGAGGGTGTATAGGCATACCATTTGGCCACCGATGCCGTAGAACAGCTTGTGGTCATATTCGTGCCGTTAATGGCGTCTACGGTGATGGTTCCCGCCGTGGCAGGCAGTGCCGCGGAACAGGGCGTATCGGATTCAATGAGCTTGAAATCAAAGCCGTCGGCACCGCCGCGGTTGTCCCACGCGATATAGTAAACCGTCCCGGCCGTAACATTAAATGATTTTACCGATAGGTTAGACAAAGTGTTTCCTGAATTGCAAGCGATGTTTCCTGAGTTGTCGTCGCTGGTTACGCAGGTCAGCCCATTAAGACAGGAGCCCTTATACACTGCAAAAAAAGTATTCTTGCAAATGTTCTGCGGCAAATCCGACGTAATCGTTACGAAATAATCCTGAGTGGGGACGTACGTATACCATTTTGCCAACGTCGCCGAAGAGCAGGAGGTGGTTACATTAGTGCCGTCGATCGCATTGACGGTCACGGTTCCGGCCGTAATAGGCGTCGCCGCATAGCATGGGCTTGGTGTAAATGGCGCTTCAATGACCTGGAAGTCAAAACCGTTGGTATTCCATTTGTTATCCCACGCAATGTAATAAGTTACCCCGGCCAGGGCTTCGAAAGTCTTTTTTGATAAGTAAGTCTGGCCTGTGTTATTGCAGGCAACGGTTCCGCTGTCGTCGTCTTCAGTGTAGCAGCTCAGTCCGTTGCAGGTACCCGTATACACGCTGAAATTGGTATCGCCGCAAATGTTTTGAGGTAAGTCGGAAGTTACGGTCACGGTGTAGTTGGCTGTTGGGGTGTAGGCATACCATTCAGCCAACGAAGCATTTGAACAGGTGGTGGTCGTGATGTTTGTGCCATCGATACCCGTCACGGTATATGTGCCTGCGGTGATCGAAAGTGCCCCAGCACAGCTGTCCTGCGCATAGGAAC
The nucleotide sequence above comes from Flavobacterium magnum. Encoded proteins:
- a CDS encoding FG-GAP-like repeat-containing protein, with protein sequence MNSKNYFKRKLAAFGIASKILILAACLGCYGSYAQDSCAGALSITAGTYTVTGIDGTNITTTTCSNASLAEWYAYTPTANYTVTVTSDLPQNICGDTNFSVYTGTCNGLSCYTEDDDSGTVACNNTGQTYLSKKTFEALAGVTYYIAWDNKWNTNGFDFQVIEAPFTPSPCYAATPITAGTVTVNAIDGTNVTTSCSSATLAKWYTYVPTQDYFVTITSDLPQNICKNTFFAVYKGSCLNGLTCVTSDDNSGNIACNSGNTLSNLSVKSFNVTAGTVYYIAWDNRGGADGFDFKLIESDTPCSAALPATAGTITVDAINGTNMTTSCSTASVAKWYAYTPSQDYFVTITSDLPQNICKDTNFSVYKGSCSGTLACVTSDDNSGTLACNSGNTLSNLSVKSFNVTAGTTYYIAWDNKWSADGFDFKIIESPTPCTAAIPVTAGLITVDAVNGTNMSTSCSTTSMAKWYAYVPAQDLHVTISSDLIQNICKDTNFSVYTGSCTGTLTCITSDDNSGTVACNSGNTWSNLAKKTFDVVGGMTYYIAWDNKWSANGFDFEISEAPIIVPVNYTSLSIPTINSSYNICVADMNGDFLDDIVGVSANSLKTHYQNPDGTFTAATYAVPGNSNMPGWSLAAGDLNKDGYNDLLLGSSNGLTFWKSNGNGTGYTADTPGDYIFCQRTNFVDIDNDGNLDAFSCHDIDPNVYYINDGNANMTYFQSGITPDALNLGIVMSGGNYASIWTDYDNDGDVDLFISKCSGPPCELHRNDNGVFTDVSVQAGISYQPVTSWSSAVGDFDNDGDMDILVGRNGSVNARLFRNELDTTNDIEEAFTNVSAGSGWDTYDDYNQDYVAYDFDNDGWLDILGAGNKIMFNQHDMSFLPTVYTNLDHGAIGDLNNDGFLDIQNGNTIRLAVPNGNHYLTVGLHGVQSNANGIAARVEIYGAWGKQIRDIRAGDGFRYMNSLNAHFGIGSATTIDKLVIRWPSGTIDVINNPSADSLVTVNEGAFPLAITEAGNEAFVIYPNPANDIINIRSASNAAIIKVDIFDLSGKQVMKKESINSTVPVNTLSAGTYIMKILDINGNHYTYKFVKS